The sequence below is a genomic window from Oscillospiraceae bacterium.
AAACAGCCCCATCGCCGTTCCCGTCCGCCTTTTTCTCCCCGGCCTCGGACCAGGTGAAGCGCTCGGAGCAGAAGGGGAGGAACATCAGCTTCGTCTCGCCGAAGTCGATGACGTCGTAGGCCGCCAGAGGCTCCGCGGCGAAGACCTCCTCGCCGTTCAGGTAGATGATGTTCCGGCTCTCCGCCGGGATGAGCTTGAAGCGGTTGTTCTTCTCGCTGTAGCTCAGGCGGGCGTGGTTCTCCGAGGAGATGGTCTTGTCGCCCCGGATGCACACGTCCATCTTCTCGCTGCGGCCGATGGTGTTGATCTGCCCGCGCAGCTTGTAGTCCTTGCCCTTCTCCTTGCCCTCGATGCACACCAGCCAGCCCACCACCGGGTCCAGCCCCAGCTTCTCCTGCATAAAGCCCAGGGTCTTGTTCTCCTCGTCCACCTTGCGCTGGGTCTGGTAGCCCTTGGGAGGCATGGTCTTGCCGTCGTTGACCACGGCCTGCTCCTGCCCCGGCACAAAGGGCGCCCCGCCGCCGCCCGCCGCGGGCCCGCCGCCGATGGGCGCTGTCTTCCCCGCGTCCCCCACAGGCACGCCGCCGAAGTTGATCACCGGCTGGGCGCTGTTGCAGTACGGGCAGGAGGCGTAGATGTCCGGGTCGTACAGGTGCCCTCTTCCACATTCGATTGCCGCCATAGATAATTCCTCCCATCTGGTTCCGGGCCCGGTCAGCCCAGATACTTGTCGTTCTCAAAGGTGCCGGAGATGCTGGTGCCGTCCGGGTAGTACACCGTGCCCTGCCCCTGAAACATATTGTCCACGAACTGGCCCTCGTAGCGCTGCCCGTCGGGCCAGGTATACACGCCGTAGCCGTTGTACTTGTCGCCTGCCCAGGCGCCCACGTATTTGTCCCCGGCGGGGAAGGTCAGCGTGCCCTGCCCCTCCCGCTTGCCGCTTGCCCACATACCGGCGTATACGCAGCCGTCTTCGCTGTACTCCTTGACCCCCCAGCCCTCCGGCCTGCCGTCCTCCACATAGCCGGAGTAGGTGCCCCCGGAGACGGAAAGATCCCGCACGTGGACGTCGGCGGTGGCGGCCTCGAAGGCCGCCAGGAAATCCCGGGAGAGCGTCTCGTCCACCCCGCAGGCGTAGAAGTACTCCTCCCAGTTCTTGGGCTGGAGCTTCACCGCGCCGCCGGCCTCGGCCATGGCGGCCACGAAGTCCTGGGGGAAGGCGGATCCAAACACCAGCATGCCCCCCGCGCCCGAGAGGAGGGAGGCGTCCGCCAGCTGCGACAGCTCCGCGGCGGTGGCGTCCTCGCTGTCCACCTCCACGCCCATGTCTTCCAGGCACTCCAGGGCGTACTGCCCGCCCCGCTGGGCCATGGACAGCAGGAACACATGCCGGGTCAGCGGCTCCACTGCCTCGGCCGCTCCGCCCGCCAGGGGGATCCGGCGCAGGCCGGGGTAACCGTAGTCCACAAAGTAGAGCCAGCCGCCCGCCACGTTGAGCCGCAGGCAGGAGGTATCCGCCAGCTTCTCCGCCCCCGAGCCGTCCGTGCGTACCCGCCAGAGCTCGGAGCCCTCTTCCGTGTCCCCGACGTCCAGGGCGTAGTACACCCAGCCGCCGGAGACGTTGAGGTACTCGGTGTCCTGGGCCAGCACCTGCTCCCGCCCGGTGCCGTCGGGGCGGATACGGTAGAGGGTGTCCCCGTCCACGCCGTTCTGGTAGTAGATCCAGCCGTCCTCCACGTTCAGGGCGTAGCACACGTCCTGGTCGGTCACAAGGGCCCGGCCCGTGCCGTCGGTCTGGATTTTATAGAGGTTTGCGTTGGCGCCGTCCAGATAGTAAATCCAATCCCCGTCCAGGGCCATGCGCTTGCAGTCCTCGTTGAGGGTCTGCTTTGCGCCGGACAGGTCGGTGCGCAACCGCATGAGGTGCCCCGTCTTGTCCGCAGAGACGTACGCGATGTAGTAAATCCAGTCCTCCGTCACGGTGATGTAGCTGCAATCGCCGGTGACCAGCTTCTCCCGCTGGGTGCCGTCGGTGCGGACGCGGTATATCGCGCCGCTGTCGCTGTCGTTGCGGTAGTAGACCCAGCCGTCCAGCACGTTGAGGTAGGAGCAGTTGTCCTGCGCCAGCACCTCGGCCTCCCCGTCCTTCGTGCGGCACAGGTAGCCCCGGCCGGACATGTCGGAGTAGTAGATCCAGCCGCCCCACTCCGCCGCCAGGCCCATGTTGCTGATGTTCCCCGCCGTGTTGCCCATGGCGGGTTGGGTGAGCTGGGCGAGCGGGTCGGCTGCGGGCGAGGCGGGGGCGGATACCGTCCCGCCGCCCGAGACGGGCTCAAAGACCGCCTGGGGCGCGACGTGTCTGCCGCCAGCCAGTTGAACCACCGCCGCGATAAGCACCACCACCGCCAGGCAGGCCACGCCGCCGAAGACGATGGGGCGCAGGTGGGCCTTGACGAAGTCCGCCAGGGCGGCCTTCGTCTTAGGCCGGGCGGATGGGGCGGGCGGGACGCCGCCGGACGCCGCCGTCCCGCAGCCGGTCCGTCCCGCCCTGGAGCCAGCCCGTACGGGGCCGTCCGCCCCGCAAAAGCCGGAGGGGGCGCAGGGCGCGGCGGGGGGCGCATAGGCCGTGGGCTCCGGGGCGGGCGGGGCCCACGCCGGCTGCGCCTGGGCGCACCCTGCGGCCTCGAGAGCGGCACGGAAGGCGTCCATACTCTGGAAGCGGTCCTCGGGCCGCACCGCCAGGCCTTTGAGGACGGCGCTCTCCAGCCCCGGCGGGACGCAGACGCCCCGGCCGGAGATAGGGATCAGTGTGTCCGCCTCCAGCCGCTCCAGGGACTCCGGCGGCAGATAGCCCGTGACGGCCGCGTAGAAGCAGGCCGCCAGGGAGTAGACGTCGGTATAGGGTCCCTGGCGGCCCTTCCTGGTATACTGCTCCTTGGGGGCGTACCCCGCCTTGAGGATCACGTCCAGGCTGCGGCTGCGGTCCCCCAGGCTGTAGCGCGCCGCGCCGAAGTCCAGCAGCTTCACCCCGCCGTCCCCCGTGAGATAGATGTTGTCCGGAGCCACGTCCCGGTGGACGATGCCCTCCCTGTGCACGGCAGCCAGCGCATCCATCACGGGCAGCAGGACGCGCAGGGCGTCCCGGTAGTCGACCCGGCCGCCCTGGTTTTTGATATAGCTCTTGAAGCTGACGCCCTCGATATAATCCATCACGAAATAGGCGGTGTTGTTCTCCGCGAAATAGCGCTTCACCGCCACGATGTTGGGGTTGCCGATGAACTTGGCCAGCACCCGCGCCTCGTCCAGGAAGCACTCGGCGCCGTAGGCGAAATTCTCCTGCTTCTCCCCGCCGTAGGGGGTGACCAGCGTTGTGCCCGGCATGCGGGTGGCCATACTCTCGGGCAAAAACTCCTTGATGGCCACCTTGAGGCCCAGCACATGGTCCAGCGCCAGGTAGGTGATGCCGAAGCCCCCCTGCCCCAGCACCCTGCCCACAATATACTGGCCGTTCAGCACACTGCCCGGACGCAGGGCCAGAGGGTAGCGCCCCGCGTCCCGGACCGGGTCGTAGCCGCAGCGGAAGCAGGGGCCCTCCTGTCCTTCCCGCTCTCGAAAGCAGTTGAAGCAAAGCCTGTCGGTATCTACCACTGCGGCATCTCCTCCTATCCACACGCCGGATCTGCAAACGTTTCCAAGCTAATTTTACTACCCGGGAGCGCTCAGTTGTTCCCAAAATTTTTAGGAGCAAAAAAAGAACCCCGCGCCGGCATGGCGCGGGGTCGGGAGGACCGCCGGAAAACAGCGGAGCCTACGGGGCAAGGGGGCGGAAAATATGGTTCAGCTCCTTTTGGTTCTTGAGCCCCAGTTTTCGGAAAATCCCCGTCTTTTGGTTGGCGATGGTCTTGGCTGAGGAGCGCGACTCGGCCTTTTTCCCCATCATCCCGTCAAAGACGGCCCGCTCGGCGGGAGAGAGGGGCGCCAGGATGGCGGTGAGGATCAGATACTCCTGGGGCGTGTGCCCCCGGGCGGTGGCGCGGATGGTCGGAATGAGCGTGCTGAACTGGCTTTTGAACACGTACCCGGACGCAAACGCCCGGACGCTGGCCCGGATTACGGTGTCCGGGTCGTCGAAGGCCGTGAGGATAATTACCTTGGCGTCGGTGGCCAGACGAATTTCCCGCGCGGCCTCCACGCCGTCCAGCCCCGTGGAGGACAGGTTCAAATCCATCAGCACCAGGTCGGGCCGCTCCGCCTGGGCGGCCGCCACCGCCTCCAAGCGGCTTCCGCAGCAGCCCACCGCCTCCATGTCGCTCTGGGCCGTCACGGCCCGTTCAATGAGATAGCGGAAGTCCACGTCATCCTCCACAATCAGAACCCGGATGAGATTCACTCTGCCGCCCCCTTTTTCAACGGGAAGAACAGCGAAAACACGCTGCCCCTGCCCGGCGCGCTGTCTACCCGGATGCAGCCCCCGTGGGCGTCCATGACGTTATAGCAGTAGTACAGCCCCAGGCCCAGGTGGTGGTTGGTGGCCTTCGTGGTGTGATAGGGGTCGAAGAGGTGGGGCACGTCGGTCCGATCCACGCCGGGCCCGTCGTCCGACACTGTGATCACCGCCTGCCTGCGCTCCGGCTGG
It includes:
- a CDS encoding DNA-binding response regulator — protein: MNLIRVLIVEDDVDFRYLIERAVTAQSDMEAVGCCGSRLEAVAAAQAERPDLVLMDLNLSSTGLDGVEAAREIRLATDAKVIILTAFDDPDTVIRASVRAFASGYVFKSQFSTLIPTIRATARGHTPQEYLILTAILAPLSPAERAVFDGMMGKKAESRSSAKTIANQKTGIFRKLGLKNQKELNHIFRPLAP